In Vespula pensylvanica isolate Volc-1 chromosome 21, ASM1446617v1, whole genome shotgun sequence, one genomic interval encodes:
- the LOC122636315 gene encoding BTB/POZ domain-containing protein KCTD3 isoform X2 — protein MTTSYTLGSDIVHLNVGGTRFSTSQQTLTWIPDSFFTALLSNRIASHQDLDGALFIDRDPRMFSIILNYLRTKDINLKNVDIRSLRHEAEYYGITPLVKRLMLCEDLTQSSCGDVLFSGYLPPPGIPLQESATVPPNVSDVSVHGRAVTTTSTPRTDTATTSQSAVSSSCPCTQNTNGQQNHKRPITSHVRNSSLDYRLSQRGLPHSRTPSLDLRHIRNNSADLNKLYKNDVGVIFGPQQVSAWVNPLRVQIIKAHHNWIVVAYAHFITCYRLKDSSGWQHAFTSPHIESIIERVAINAKIGSGVDGKMVAISYGNQVRLWSVSEYGIKTNIGTFNLNVRVEYLFFIGSQLVALSPTGKIGVWHAMTHHWQIQDVEPILSFDTAGTFLLLGCNNGSIYYIDMQKFPLRMKDNDLLVSELYRDPSYDPITAISVYLTPKTSLCGNWIEIAYGTESGSVRVIVQHPETVGHGPQLFQTFTVHQSSVTKVTLSEKYLVSVCSEYNHVRTWTVTRFRGMISTQPGSTPEASFKIVSLEAVEPCVSYYAGNDFGPFGEQDDEQVFVQKVVPETDQLFVRLASNGKRVCVIQSVDCSIISSFYVHECEGSSRMGSRPRRFIFTGHSNGTIQMWDLTTALDPSFHQDKVSDVSGGPTPEELWKLLDQCDLSNSHCSTPCISPCPSLAGVGARIKTSNVLFLNQSHNSEAVAGSSQQQ, from the exons GGtgcattatttattgatagaGATCCACGAatgttttctataattttaaattatttacgtacaaaggatattaatttaaaaaatgttgatattCGTTCTTTAAGACACGAAGCAGAATATTATGGTATTACACCATTGGTAAAGCGATTAATGTTATGCGAAGATTTAACTCAATCTTCTTGTGGTGATGTGCTTTTCTCTGGTTATTTACCACCACCTG gtATTCCATTACAAGAGTCAGCAACAGTTCCTCCAAATGTCAGTGATGTCTCTGTTCATGGTAGAGCTGTGACAACAACTTCGACACCTAGGACAGATACAGCCACTACTTCACAATCTGCAGTATCTTCTTCATGTCCTTGTACTCAAAATACGAATg GACAACAAAATCATAAGAGACCAATAACTTCTCACGTACGCAATTCATCATTAGACTATAGACTTTCTCAACGTGGTTTACCTCATTCACGAACTCCATCTTTAGATCTGAGacatattcgaaataattcagcagatttaaataaattgtacaaAAATGATGTTGGTGTTATATTTGGACCTCAACAGG TTTCAGCTTGGGTAAATCCTTTAAGAGTGCAAATTATAAAAGCACATCATAATTGGATAGTTGTTGCTTATGCACATTTTATAACATGTTATCGTTTAAAAGATTCATCTGGATGGCAACATGCATTTACAAGTCCACACATTGAATCTATAATCGAACGAGTAGCAATAAATGCAAAAATAGGTAGTGGAGTAGACGGTAAAATGGTAGCTATTTCTTATGGAAATCAAGTGAGATTATGGAGCGTTTCCGAATATGgcattaaaacaaatattggTACTTTTAATTTGAATGTCCGTgtggaatatttattttttattggtaGTCAATTGGTTGCTCTTTCACCAACTGGAAAGATCGGCGTGTGGCATGCAATGACACATCATTGGCAAATTCAAGATGTGGAACCAATTTTGTCATTTGACACTGCTGGcacatttcttcttcttggttGTAACAATggttctatttattatattg ACATGCAAAAATTTCCTCTTAGAATGAAAGATAACGATCTTCTCGTAAGTGAATTATATCGTGATCCAAGTTATGATCCTATTACAGCCATATCAGTCTATCTAACACCAAAAACAA GTCTCTGTGGAAATTGGATTGAAATTGCATATGGTACAGAATCTGGTAGTGTCAGAGTCATTGTCCAACATCCTGAAACTGTTGGACATGGACCACAATTATTTCAAACATTTACTGTTCATCAAAGTAGTGTAACAAAa gtaacattatcagaaaaatatttagtgTCTGTTTGTTCTGAATACAATCATGTAAGGACTTGGACTGTAACAAGATTCCGTGGTATGATTTCTACACAACCTGGATCAACACCTGAAGCAAGTTTTAAAATAGTATCTCTAGAAGCTGTTGAACCCTGTGTTAGTTATTATGCTGGAAATGATTTTG gTCCATTTGGTGAGCAAGATGATGAACAAGTGTTTGTTCAAAAAGTTGTACCTGAAACCGATCAATTGTTCGTACGTTTAGCATCAAATGGGAAAAGAGTTTGTGTAATACAATCAGTTGATTGTAGTATCATTAGTTCCTTCTATGTTCACGAATGCGAAGGATCTAGTCGAATGGGCTCCAGGCCTAGACGTTTTATATTTACCGGACATTCTAATGGCACTATTCAAATGTGGGATTTAACAACAGCTTTGGATCCATCCTTTCATCAAGATAaag tatcAGATGTATCTGGTGGACCAACGCCAGAAGAACTTTGGAAATTGTTAGATCAATGTGATCTAAGTAATAGTCATTGCTCTACACCATGTATTAGTCCATGTCCATCACTCGCCGGCGTAGGTGCACGAATTAAAACAAgtaatgttttatttcttaatcaaTCACATAACTCTGAGGCAGTAGCTGGATCTAGCCAACAACAATag
- the LOC122636315 gene encoding BTB/POZ domain-containing protein KCTD3 isoform X3: MTTSYTLGSDIVHLNVGGTRFSTSQQTLTWIPDSFFTALLSNRIASHQDLDGALFIDRDPRMFSIILNYLRTKDINLKNVDIRSLRHEAEYYGITPLVKRLMLCEDLTQSSCGDVLFSGYLPPPGIPLQESATVPPNVSDVSVHGRAVTTTSTPRTDTATTSQSAVSSSCPCTQNTNGQQNHKRPITSHVRNSSLDYRLSQRGLPHSRTPSLDLRHIRNNSADLNKLYKNDVGVIFGPQQVSAWVNPLRVQIIKAHHNWIVVAYAHFITCYRLKDSSGWQHAFTSPHIESIIERVAINAKIGSGVDGKMVAISYGNQVRLWSVSEYGIKTNIGTFNLNVRVEYLFFIGSQLVALSPTGKIGVWHAMTHHWQIQDVEPILSFDTAGTFLLLGCNNGSIYYIDMQKFPLRMKDNDLLVSELYRDPSYDPITAISVYLTPKTTQGLCGNWIEIAYGTESGSVRVIVQHPETVGHGPQLFQTFTVHQSSVTKVTLSEKYLVSVCSEYNHVRTWTVTRFRGMISTQPGSTPEASFKIVSLEAVEPCVSYYAGNDFGPFGEQDDEQVFVQKVVPETDQLFVRLASNGKRVCVIQSVDCSIISSFYVHECEGSSRMGSRPRRFIFTGHSNGTIQMWDLTTALDPSFHQDKDVSGGPTPEELWKLLDQCDLSNSHCSTPCISPCPSLAGVGARIKTSNVLFLNQSHNSEAVAGSSQQQ; encoded by the exons GGtgcattatttattgatagaGATCCACGAatgttttctataattttaaattatttacgtacaaaggatattaatttaaaaaatgttgatattCGTTCTTTAAGACACGAAGCAGAATATTATGGTATTACACCATTGGTAAAGCGATTAATGTTATGCGAAGATTTAACTCAATCTTCTTGTGGTGATGTGCTTTTCTCTGGTTATTTACCACCACCTG gtATTCCATTACAAGAGTCAGCAACAGTTCCTCCAAATGTCAGTGATGTCTCTGTTCATGGTAGAGCTGTGACAACAACTTCGACACCTAGGACAGATACAGCCACTACTTCACAATCTGCAGTATCTTCTTCATGTCCTTGTACTCAAAATACGAATg GACAACAAAATCATAAGAGACCAATAACTTCTCACGTACGCAATTCATCATTAGACTATAGACTTTCTCAACGTGGTTTACCTCATTCACGAACTCCATCTTTAGATCTGAGacatattcgaaataattcagcagatttaaataaattgtacaaAAATGATGTTGGTGTTATATTTGGACCTCAACAGG TTTCAGCTTGGGTAAATCCTTTAAGAGTGCAAATTATAAAAGCACATCATAATTGGATAGTTGTTGCTTATGCACATTTTATAACATGTTATCGTTTAAAAGATTCATCTGGATGGCAACATGCATTTACAAGTCCACACATTGAATCTATAATCGAACGAGTAGCAATAAATGCAAAAATAGGTAGTGGAGTAGACGGTAAAATGGTAGCTATTTCTTATGGAAATCAAGTGAGATTATGGAGCGTTTCCGAATATGgcattaaaacaaatattggTACTTTTAATTTGAATGTCCGTgtggaatatttattttttattggtaGTCAATTGGTTGCTCTTTCACCAACTGGAAAGATCGGCGTGTGGCATGCAATGACACATCATTGGCAAATTCAAGATGTGGAACCAATTTTGTCATTTGACACTGCTGGcacatttcttcttcttggttGTAACAATggttctatttattatattg ACATGCAAAAATTTCCTCTTAGAATGAAAGATAACGATCTTCTCGTAAGTGAATTATATCGTGATCCAAGTTATGATCCTATTACAGCCATATCAGTCTATCTAACACCAAAAACAA CACAAG GTCTCTGTGGAAATTGGATTGAAATTGCATATGGTACAGAATCTGGTAGTGTCAGAGTCATTGTCCAACATCCTGAAACTGTTGGACATGGACCACAATTATTTCAAACATTTACTGTTCATCAAAGTAGTGTAACAAAa gtaacattatcagaaaaatatttagtgTCTGTTTGTTCTGAATACAATCATGTAAGGACTTGGACTGTAACAAGATTCCGTGGTATGATTTCTACACAACCTGGATCAACACCTGAAGCAAGTTTTAAAATAGTATCTCTAGAAGCTGTTGAACCCTGTGTTAGTTATTATGCTGGAAATGATTTTG gTCCATTTGGTGAGCAAGATGATGAACAAGTGTTTGTTCAAAAAGTTGTACCTGAAACCGATCAATTGTTCGTACGTTTAGCATCAAATGGGAAAAGAGTTTGTGTAATACAATCAGTTGATTGTAGTATCATTAGTTCCTTCTATGTTCACGAATGCGAAGGATCTAGTCGAATGGGCTCCAGGCCTAGACGTTTTATATTTACCGGACATTCTAATGGCACTATTCAAATGTGGGATTTAACAACAGCTTTGGATCCATCCTTTCATCAAGATAaag ATGTATCTGGTGGACCAACGCCAGAAGAACTTTGGAAATTGTTAGATCAATGTGATCTAAGTAATAGTCATTGCTCTACACCATGTATTAGTCCATGTCCATCACTCGCCGGCGTAGGTGCACGAATTAAAACAAgtaatgttttatttcttaatcaaTCACATAACTCTGAGGCAGTAGCTGGATCTAGCCAACAACAATag
- the LOC122636315 gene encoding BTB/POZ domain-containing protein KCTD3 isoform X4: protein MTTSYTLGSDIVHLNVGGTRFSTSQQTLTWIPDSFFTALLSNRIASHQDLDGALFIDRDPRMFSIILNYLRTKDINLKNVDIRSLRHEAEYYGITPLVKRLMLCEDLTQSSCGDVLFSGYLPPPGIPLQESATVPPNVSDVSVHGRAVTTTSTPRTDTATTSQSAVSSSCPCTQNTNGQQNHKRPITSHVRNSSLDYRLSQRGLPHSRTPSLDLRHIRNNSADLNKLYKNDVGVIFGPQQVSAWVNPLRVQIIKAHHNWIVVAYAHFITCYRLKDSSGWQHAFTSPHIESIIERVAINAKIGSGVDGKMVAISYGNQVRLWSVSEYGIKTNIGTFNLNVRVEYLFFIGSQLVALSPTGKIGVWHAMTHHWQIQDVEPILSFDTAGTFLLLGCNNGSIYYIDMQKFPLRMKDNDLLVSELYRDPSYDPITAISVYLTPKTSLCGNWIEIAYGTESGSVRVIVQHPETVGHGPQLFQTFTVHQSSVTKVTLSEKYLVSVCSEYNHVRTWTVTRFRGMISTQPGSTPEASFKIVSLEAVEPCVSYYAGNDFGPFGEQDDEQVFVQKVVPETDQLFVRLASNGKRVCVIQSVDCSIISSFYVHECEGSSRMGSRPRRFIFTGHSNGTIQMWDLTTALDPSFHQDKDVSGGPTPEELWKLLDQCDLSNSHCSTPCISPCPSLAGVGARIKTSNVLFLNQSHNSEAVAGSSQQQ from the exons GGtgcattatttattgatagaGATCCACGAatgttttctataattttaaattatttacgtacaaaggatattaatttaaaaaatgttgatattCGTTCTTTAAGACACGAAGCAGAATATTATGGTATTACACCATTGGTAAAGCGATTAATGTTATGCGAAGATTTAACTCAATCTTCTTGTGGTGATGTGCTTTTCTCTGGTTATTTACCACCACCTG gtATTCCATTACAAGAGTCAGCAACAGTTCCTCCAAATGTCAGTGATGTCTCTGTTCATGGTAGAGCTGTGACAACAACTTCGACACCTAGGACAGATACAGCCACTACTTCACAATCTGCAGTATCTTCTTCATGTCCTTGTACTCAAAATACGAATg GACAACAAAATCATAAGAGACCAATAACTTCTCACGTACGCAATTCATCATTAGACTATAGACTTTCTCAACGTGGTTTACCTCATTCACGAACTCCATCTTTAGATCTGAGacatattcgaaataattcagcagatttaaataaattgtacaaAAATGATGTTGGTGTTATATTTGGACCTCAACAGG TTTCAGCTTGGGTAAATCCTTTAAGAGTGCAAATTATAAAAGCACATCATAATTGGATAGTTGTTGCTTATGCACATTTTATAACATGTTATCGTTTAAAAGATTCATCTGGATGGCAACATGCATTTACAAGTCCACACATTGAATCTATAATCGAACGAGTAGCAATAAATGCAAAAATAGGTAGTGGAGTAGACGGTAAAATGGTAGCTATTTCTTATGGAAATCAAGTGAGATTATGGAGCGTTTCCGAATATGgcattaaaacaaatattggTACTTTTAATTTGAATGTCCGTgtggaatatttattttttattggtaGTCAATTGGTTGCTCTTTCACCAACTGGAAAGATCGGCGTGTGGCATGCAATGACACATCATTGGCAAATTCAAGATGTGGAACCAATTTTGTCATTTGACACTGCTGGcacatttcttcttcttggttGTAACAATggttctatttattatattg ACATGCAAAAATTTCCTCTTAGAATGAAAGATAACGATCTTCTCGTAAGTGAATTATATCGTGATCCAAGTTATGATCCTATTACAGCCATATCAGTCTATCTAACACCAAAAACAA GTCTCTGTGGAAATTGGATTGAAATTGCATATGGTACAGAATCTGGTAGTGTCAGAGTCATTGTCCAACATCCTGAAACTGTTGGACATGGACCACAATTATTTCAAACATTTACTGTTCATCAAAGTAGTGTAACAAAa gtaacattatcagaaaaatatttagtgTCTGTTTGTTCTGAATACAATCATGTAAGGACTTGGACTGTAACAAGATTCCGTGGTATGATTTCTACACAACCTGGATCAACACCTGAAGCAAGTTTTAAAATAGTATCTCTAGAAGCTGTTGAACCCTGTGTTAGTTATTATGCTGGAAATGATTTTG gTCCATTTGGTGAGCAAGATGATGAACAAGTGTTTGTTCAAAAAGTTGTACCTGAAACCGATCAATTGTTCGTACGTTTAGCATCAAATGGGAAAAGAGTTTGTGTAATACAATCAGTTGATTGTAGTATCATTAGTTCCTTCTATGTTCACGAATGCGAAGGATCTAGTCGAATGGGCTCCAGGCCTAGACGTTTTATATTTACCGGACATTCTAATGGCACTATTCAAATGTGGGATTTAACAACAGCTTTGGATCCATCCTTTCATCAAGATAaag ATGTATCTGGTGGACCAACGCCAGAAGAACTTTGGAAATTGTTAGATCAATGTGATCTAAGTAATAGTCATTGCTCTACACCATGTATTAGTCCATGTCCATCACTCGCCGGCGTAGGTGCACGAATTAAAACAAgtaatgttttatttcttaatcaaTCACATAACTCTGAGGCAGTAGCTGGATCTAGCCAACAACAATag
- the LOC122636319 gene encoding CAAX prenyl protease 2, translating into METTGRNTDLSCISGIFSCFVLSVVYIASLYVWNSPHNREHPSTIKRRFFSVFIVALISPIFLYVGLDEEVFQKATIWELLGLRWSGLFQASVIPFLLTMILFLGPLSVQILNGFWRLYAEPMYWLGSVHTLIWWRNHIVAPLSEEWTFRACMLPLLLQCFTQTTAIFICPLFFGVAHFHHVVERIKMGMEIKLALFISCFQFAYTTLFGAYAAFLFVKTGHFIAPFIAHSFCNHMGFPELSEVVAYKDPLKRAALFSLFVIGLFAWCFLLTPMTDPAIYHNNLF; encoded by the exons ATGGAGACCACGGGTCGAAATACCGATTTATCCTGTATCTCCGGAATTTTTTCATGCTTTGTATTATCGGTCGTTTATATCGCGAGTTTGTACGTATGGAATTCTCCTCACAACAG AGAACATCCTTCtactataaaaagaagattctttAGTGTTTTTATTGTTGCTTTAATTTCACCAATATTTCTATATGTTGGCTTGGACGAGGAGGTTTTCCAAAAA gcGACCATTTGGGAATTATTGGGTTTACGATGGTCTGGCCTATTCCAGGCAAGTGTAATACCATTTCTTTTAACAATGATCTTGTTTTTGGGCCCATTGAGTGTACAAATTCTTAATGGTTTTTGGAGATTATATGCTG AACCTATGTATTGGTTAGGAAGTGTACATACATTAATTTGGTGGAGGAATCACATTGTTGCACCACTCTCTGAGGAATGGACTTTTAGAGCTTGCATGTTACCATTACTTTTACAATGTTTTACACAAACTACTGCCATTTTTATATGTCCATTATTCTTTGGAGTAGCACATTTTCATCATGTagtagaaagaataaaaatgggTATGGAAATAAAACTTGCTTTATTCATATCTT GTTTCCAATTTGCATATACTACGTTATTTGGAGCTTATGCTGCATTTCTATTTGTTAAAACAG gGCATTTTATAGCTCCTTTCATAGCTCATTCATTTTGCAATCATATGGGATTTCCTGAATTATCAGAAGTTGTGGCATATAAAGATCCTTTGAAAAGGGCagctctattttctttatttgtcaTTGGTTTGTTTGCATGGTGTTTTCTATTAACACCAATGACTGATCCAgcaatatatcataataatttattctga
- the LOC122636315 gene encoding BTB/POZ domain-containing protein KCTD3 isoform X1, with translation MTTSYTLGSDIVHLNVGGTRFSTSQQTLTWIPDSFFTALLSNRIASHQDLDGALFIDRDPRMFSIILNYLRTKDINLKNVDIRSLRHEAEYYGITPLVKRLMLCEDLTQSSCGDVLFSGYLPPPGIPLQESATVPPNVSDVSVHGRAVTTTSTPRTDTATTSQSAVSSSCPCTQNTNGQQNHKRPITSHVRNSSLDYRLSQRGLPHSRTPSLDLRHIRNNSADLNKLYKNDVGVIFGPQQVSAWVNPLRVQIIKAHHNWIVVAYAHFITCYRLKDSSGWQHAFTSPHIESIIERVAINAKIGSGVDGKMVAISYGNQVRLWSVSEYGIKTNIGTFNLNVRVEYLFFIGSQLVALSPTGKIGVWHAMTHHWQIQDVEPILSFDTAGTFLLLGCNNGSIYYIDMQKFPLRMKDNDLLVSELYRDPSYDPITAISVYLTPKTTQGLCGNWIEIAYGTESGSVRVIVQHPETVGHGPQLFQTFTVHQSSVTKVTLSEKYLVSVCSEYNHVRTWTVTRFRGMISTQPGSTPEASFKIVSLEAVEPCVSYYAGNDFGPFGEQDDEQVFVQKVVPETDQLFVRLASNGKRVCVIQSVDCSIISSFYVHECEGSSRMGSRPRRFIFTGHSNGTIQMWDLTTALDPSFHQDKVSDVSGGPTPEELWKLLDQCDLSNSHCSTPCISPCPSLAGVGARIKTSNVLFLNQSHNSEAVAGSSQQQ, from the exons GGtgcattatttattgatagaGATCCACGAatgttttctataattttaaattatttacgtacaaaggatattaatttaaaaaatgttgatattCGTTCTTTAAGACACGAAGCAGAATATTATGGTATTACACCATTGGTAAAGCGATTAATGTTATGCGAAGATTTAACTCAATCTTCTTGTGGTGATGTGCTTTTCTCTGGTTATTTACCACCACCTG gtATTCCATTACAAGAGTCAGCAACAGTTCCTCCAAATGTCAGTGATGTCTCTGTTCATGGTAGAGCTGTGACAACAACTTCGACACCTAGGACAGATACAGCCACTACTTCACAATCTGCAGTATCTTCTTCATGTCCTTGTACTCAAAATACGAATg GACAACAAAATCATAAGAGACCAATAACTTCTCACGTACGCAATTCATCATTAGACTATAGACTTTCTCAACGTGGTTTACCTCATTCACGAACTCCATCTTTAGATCTGAGacatattcgaaataattcagcagatttaaataaattgtacaaAAATGATGTTGGTGTTATATTTGGACCTCAACAGG TTTCAGCTTGGGTAAATCCTTTAAGAGTGCAAATTATAAAAGCACATCATAATTGGATAGTTGTTGCTTATGCACATTTTATAACATGTTATCGTTTAAAAGATTCATCTGGATGGCAACATGCATTTACAAGTCCACACATTGAATCTATAATCGAACGAGTAGCAATAAATGCAAAAATAGGTAGTGGAGTAGACGGTAAAATGGTAGCTATTTCTTATGGAAATCAAGTGAGATTATGGAGCGTTTCCGAATATGgcattaaaacaaatattggTACTTTTAATTTGAATGTCCGTgtggaatatttattttttattggtaGTCAATTGGTTGCTCTTTCACCAACTGGAAAGATCGGCGTGTGGCATGCAATGACACATCATTGGCAAATTCAAGATGTGGAACCAATTTTGTCATTTGACACTGCTGGcacatttcttcttcttggttGTAACAATggttctatttattatattg ACATGCAAAAATTTCCTCTTAGAATGAAAGATAACGATCTTCTCGTAAGTGAATTATATCGTGATCCAAGTTATGATCCTATTACAGCCATATCAGTCTATCTAACACCAAAAACAA CACAAG GTCTCTGTGGAAATTGGATTGAAATTGCATATGGTACAGAATCTGGTAGTGTCAGAGTCATTGTCCAACATCCTGAAACTGTTGGACATGGACCACAATTATTTCAAACATTTACTGTTCATCAAAGTAGTGTAACAAAa gtaacattatcagaaaaatatttagtgTCTGTTTGTTCTGAATACAATCATGTAAGGACTTGGACTGTAACAAGATTCCGTGGTATGATTTCTACACAACCTGGATCAACACCTGAAGCAAGTTTTAAAATAGTATCTCTAGAAGCTGTTGAACCCTGTGTTAGTTATTATGCTGGAAATGATTTTG gTCCATTTGGTGAGCAAGATGATGAACAAGTGTTTGTTCAAAAAGTTGTACCTGAAACCGATCAATTGTTCGTACGTTTAGCATCAAATGGGAAAAGAGTTTGTGTAATACAATCAGTTGATTGTAGTATCATTAGTTCCTTCTATGTTCACGAATGCGAAGGATCTAGTCGAATGGGCTCCAGGCCTAGACGTTTTATATTTACCGGACATTCTAATGGCACTATTCAAATGTGGGATTTAACAACAGCTTTGGATCCATCCTTTCATCAAGATAaag tatcAGATGTATCTGGTGGACCAACGCCAGAAGAACTTTGGAAATTGTTAGATCAATGTGATCTAAGTAATAGTCATTGCTCTACACCATGTATTAGTCCATGTCCATCACTCGCCGGCGTAGGTGCACGAATTAAAACAAgtaatgttttatttcttaatcaaTCACATAACTCTGAGGCAGTAGCTGGATCTAGCCAACAACAATag